In Podospora pseudopauciseta strain CBS 411.78 chromosome 2 map unlocalized CBS411.78m_2, whole genome shotgun sequence, the genomic stretch TCGTAGTCGTTGGGAAGGTTGCTGAACTGTTTCTTCGCAAGCTGGACTCTGCAGGGTGCAGAGATGTAGTACACCTGGCCCTCCTGAAGAACATCGTAGAATTGGTCGACCTGATCGTTGAACATGGTGGCCTTGATCTCGCTGCTCTCGTCCAACAAGTTGACGCTAAAAAGCTTTCCTTCGCCGTTGTTTTTGTGCCATGTCTTGATGTCCGACTTGTGGGTGAGTCTCGCCTTGATCGTCCACTTGTGAGCATAGGGGGATAGTGCCTCGATGGGATAGATGGTACTGCTGACACCTCCGCTGGTGCgagtgttgttgttgtggttgttgttggggcgTGACGCCAGTTGTCTCTGGACCTGGGACTTGGACTCTTGGGTCGGCTCGCCCTTGGGGGCACCATAAAAGGCgggtgcagcagcagcagcagcaggttgAGCTTCTTCCAGCTTCGCTCCTCCTTCCAAGCCAACAGGGTTTCCAATCTTATCCGGCGCACCAAGGGACTCGATGGCCTCGAGCTCTAATACTATAAGAACGCTGTTCAGAAGTTAGCAAAGGCTAAAGGGTATGACCGTGGGAAACAGCGGTGACGCacttcttgcccttgaggGCCTGGGCTTGGTATGACTTCATGCGAACGATTCCTCCTCGCTTGAGCTTCCCCTCGTGAACGACATGGTTGGCCTGGGTGGCCAGCATGCACTGCACATAGTTGCGGACATCGCTGAGGACGATGCGGTATCGTTCTGGCGCACCGCCACCTTTTGAGTCGAGGGTCTTGATCTGGAGGCACTGCAGAACCGGAACGGGATACTGGGCACGGGCGCGCTCAGGATCGGAAAAGATGGCTCTGTTTGAGTTGGTTAGTCAGTATCAAAGCCTTGGACCTTGAATCGGGTACTTACTCTATAGCACCTTGTGTGATCGCTTGCTCCGCCATCTTGTGTTGCTCTTGTTCGTTATCGTGTGGTTTTGGCCCGGTCAAATTAGGCGTGGAAGGGGTATCTGCCGGTTTGGAAAACAACAAGTCTGGGATGATGTCGCGGAGTTGGGAATAATTGCTGGAGGGGTCGCGTTGGGTGACCGCGTCTTGCCAGGCAGAACGCGTCGAGGGGCAAGAGTTTAATTGCTTGAAGTTTGCTGGCAGTGGGGCCGTGCGTTGGCGTTGGCACAGTGTTTATTTAGGCACCAGTTAGCTGCACTGTCCTGCAAGCTTCTCCTATCTTGACATCAGGTACTGATTTGAAGGTATCAAGCTGCAGCAACGTGACAGTATGGAGATATCACGTCGAATAATCAGATATGACTCCCGTCTCTTAATAGGATGATACCACTTCACAACTATCATCCCACCTGCCATACATTAAATTGTGTGGTTCTCAATGGGAAGTCACCATCCACCCAGCAGCTGCCACTGCAGCAAGCGGGGTCTCTTTGCGTGTGCCCAGCCAGATGTCGGTGAGGGTTGACCCGACGTtgatcaacaacatcaacatacATCTATCATCGTAAAGAACAAACAGATCATCTCATCGACCTACACCCATCTCCTTTTAGCCCTTATCAACCCTATCCAAAATgtccatccccatcatcgacTCCCACATCCACCTCTGGAACGAAGCCGAAGCCCCCAGTCACAACTGGTACGCCTCAGACTCGCCCCTCGCAACCCGCCACTCCATCGCAGAGTACCGTGAAGCCACCAGCTCATCCGCCTCTCAGCTCTCTGGCTTCATTTACATTGAGGCTGACCGCAAAAATGACGAATCCAAGGACTGGTCAGAACCATTGAATGAGCTAGCTTGGATGCGTCGGATCATTGAGGGCAAGCCTCAGGAGGGTGAAGGCCATACTGCTGATAATGCCAAGCTATGTCTGGGAATCATTCCTTGGGCTCCTATTGCTTCTGGCTTGCCTAAGCTGAAGGAGTACATTGCTACTGTGGAGGAACAAGCTGGGGAGGCTGCTTGGGCAAAGGTGAAAGGTTTCCGGTATTTGTTGCAGGACAAGCCGAACAAGACAGGGTTGACAGAGGAGTTCATTGATGGGTTGAAGTtgctgggggagaagggctGGGTATTTGATGCTGGCGTCGACCAGcacaggagagggagggtgcagttggaggagctggtggagattATTGACCGGGCTCATGATGGtgtggaagatgaagacaaGAAGGTGGTGTTCATTATCAGTGAGTTTTGAATGGGGAAGGGGCTGGCATTGAAGAATACTAACGGAGAGACAGATCATCTTTGCAAGCCCGACCTGACAATCATCAGTCAGACTGATCCGTCATTTATTGCTTGGTATGCTCATTTTTTTGATTCAGATGAATGACCAAATGACTGACCAGATAAATAGGAGGAGCGCCATGTTCACACTTGGAAAGTGCCGCCGCACTTACATGAAGCTGAGTGGGCTGTTTGAAGAAATGTCAGACTCACTGAAGACACAATCTGCTGAGCAAATCTTCTCGGCGATCCTGCCCTGGCTCGCCGTTGTTATTGCTGCATTTGGCCCAGAGAGAATCATGTTTGGCAGCAACTGGCCGGTATGCAcagttggtgttggtgaggaggctTGGAAGAAGTGGCACAAGATTGTCGACATGATGTGTGATATGGCGGGTCTCAGTCAAGAAGACCAGACTATGGTCTGGAGCGGGACAGCGAAGAAGGCGTATAACCTTGAGGGATAGGTGAACAAGGTGTCTTGCAACAGGAATTACCTCACTTTGGACTCCAAGTTCCCTAACTCGATTTGGTGCAAGGGAATACGCAAGAGGGGGTTGGCTGAGAGGCAAGCAAATTGTTGTAGAAAAGTGCCTTTGAAGACATACTCGAGTCAGGCGGCACATCATGTATAGGGGTGATTGTTGTTACATCGGGGCGTGAAAGCTTCCACTTTGGTAAAAAGAAGGCTTAAATCGACGTTTGGCTTGGTTATGAAAAGACAAATCCCTAGGAGGAGTACACATAATCATGCACACCACCAGTGGCTACATCCCATCTCTATGTCCAACACTAGTACACAAAATTCCTGTTCCTGGCCAGATCGGCTCACCAAATCCGGGGATCGGTTATGACGTCTGCGGGGGAGGTTCATTCCCCACAATTCTCGACTCTTCCCCAAGTTCTTGGCAGTGCACGCGCACATCTGCCATCGCTAAGCCGAGCCGAGGTTGATCTTGGGGACCTCCCAGCCGAGCCATCGTCGGTGGGGATCCTCCAGAAGACAACAACCACTTGGCTTTAAGGGATTAACAAGCATCTTCATCTTTAAACTATATACCGCGCTCTCTACTCTCCTCTCTCGATCTTCACGACATCTGCAGTACACTTCAGTTCTCCTCGAAAGATCTTCCCAAGCCAAAACCGTCAACATGTCTGCTCAAATCACCAAGGCCGAGGTTGCCCAGCACAAGGACGACAAGTCCATGTATATTATCATTGACGACGGCGTCTACGAGATTGCCAGTATGTTTCTTCTTTGCGGTGACAGTACATAATGAAAGATGGTATGGCTAATCGATTTCTTCTCTAGACTTTGTCAACGAGCACCCAGGCGGAGCCAAGATCCTCAAACGCATGGCCGGCAAGGACGCGACGAAGCAGTTCTGGAAGTATCACTCCAAGGGCGTCATGGAGAAGTGGGGAGCCAAGCTGAAGGTGGGCACgctgaaggaggaggccaagctTTAAATAACGGTtggatggatgatgggtggaaaggaaaagggagCGAATGATGGATACCATGACCGATCGCGCgcgcgtgtgtgtgtgcgacGATAGCGAAACGAATAATAGCGATGCGAATTCTTTTTTTCGGAATTTGAATATGGAATATATATTACTACACCAACTTGGACCGCGAGGTGGCCCTTCAGACTGGACGGTTTGTGTGTTCCGGAGATTGCGCGATCGGTTGATCGATTGGTACGATGGAAAAGCAGGAAGTATAGTGTACTTCCCTCCCTACATCTCGCGACAACCAGACAGATAACAAGTCGATATCACAAGCCCCTCCGGGTTTCTTCAGCTGTCACCCACGTTACTTCTGACCCCCCAATTTGGGATTTCTTTTTTGACCCCCAACGGCGAGGTGATGCCCCCCACGAATGTCAATGGCAGGTTGATCGGATGTGGGCATTTGacaaaccccccacctctccacGTTCTTGAAGCACAAGTTGTCGTTGGGCCTTTCCATATCACACGTCAACCGCGCGCGTCGTGGGGAAATGGTGGAATTTCCCTCATGTTACACACCACGATACACAGATCTCTTTTTCTAGAAAACGAAGGATAGTGCTGTCATGGCCAAGACAAGACGAAATTTGGGGGTTTCGGCAGGGAAGCTTCCAGCAACACGAGAAAAACACGAGAATTTGTTCGAGACATTTTGCGCACACAAGACTCGCTTtagaagaggagaaggtttCGGAAGCCGGGAGATCGACCTTGTGTCAGTCTTTCACAAAGGAAACAGCTGAAGTACAGCGGGAGTTTGTGCTACGGAAGGCTTTTGGTGTCACTTTTTAAAGACATATTTTCCGCGACGAGTTCCAGCATGCTTTTTACCTATCTTTTACATTTTACTCACCCGTCCTAGCTATTCCCGATGTGTTCAGGATGGGAAAGATAGGGAATTCGTAAGATGCCGATGACCAAGAGAAGATAGAAAAGGACCCCCacgctttcttttttcttttttttttttttcacacTACCTGCGGCATGCATCAATGTACAACTGATGCAACCTGTCGGCATCGGTCCCTTCGGCGGGCTTATAAAGTTCACGGTTGTCGGTGACCAAAAGAAGCCTTCCTGGGTCCGGTAcctggtaggtaggtatcttATCGGCATCGGCGT encodes the following:
- a CDS encoding uncharacterized protein (EggNog:ENOG503P5EJ; COG:C) translates to MSAQITKAEVAQHKDDKSMYIIIDDGVYEIANFVNEHPGGAKILKRMAGKDATKQFWKYHSKGVMEKWGAKLKVGTLKEEAKL
- the LRA2 gene encoding L-rhamnono-gamma-lactonase (COG:S; EggNog:ENOG503NWKA), whose product is MSIPIIDSHIHLWNEAEAPSHNWYASDSPLATRHSIAEYREATSSSASQLSGFIYIEADRKNDESKDWSEPLNELAWMRRIIEGKPQEGEGHTADNAKLCLGIIPWAPIASGLPKLKEYIATVEEQAGEAAWAKVKGFRYLLQDKPNKTGLTEEFIDGLKLLGEKGWVFDAGVDQHRRGRVQLEELVEIIDRAHDGVEDEDKKVVFIINHLCKPDLTIISQTDPSFIAWYAHFFDSDE